From the Ruminiclostridium josui JCM 17888 genome, one window contains:
- a CDS encoding head decoration protein yields MGYEVLGSVTYDNLIAGTEIELLTTGVTLAAGQGVVKRGTVIGKVSTTGKGKVTDKANTDGSQVAKYVVIQDVDTTDSDVMAVCYKTGLFNRGALKFGGLSTAEDHEDELRNAGIFLKDEL; encoded by the coding sequence ATGGGTTATGAAGTTTTAGGATCAGTAACTTATGATAATCTCATTGCAGGAACTGAGATTGAATTATTAACAACCGGTGTTACTCTGGCTGCAGGCCAGGGAGTTGTCAAAAGAGGAACTGTTATCGGAAAAGTTTCTACTACTGGTAAAGGGAAGGTAACAGACAAGGCTAATACCGATGGGAGCCAGGTTGCAAAATATGTTGTTATTCAGGATGTGGATACAACAGATTCTGACGTTATGGCTGTTTGCTACAAGACAGGCCTGTTTAACAGGGGAGCACTCAAATTCGGGGGACTAAGCACAGCTGAAGACCACGAAGATGAGTTAAGGAATGCCGGAATATTTCTGAAAGATGAATTATAA